One window of the Sparus aurata chromosome 7, fSpaAur1.1, whole genome shotgun sequence genome contains the following:
- the LOC115584434 gene encoding uncharacterized protein LOC115584434: protein MPNQDLGDIGSDEAGEMTAISAAAAQVDTEQEAFPPPGPQSSALHCGSQCNLRPFHRSSAAGDMSWIPEEEMRSDSSDEELSNPPLQDSHHDLKAADKFIVCKSQLMSLFTNCPACCGETQGNIETQEGTLCKNKAGLCRMWVSAFLAEPAHAAPKYTSLQPVTEWSHPLFRLHGYPDDQDAEAVRASEHQHQHLLSPSTPLHSPKIVQAWQNEQAGIIKDLNEMGGGLILSGDCRSDSPGHCAKYGTYSLIEDRINKVLDLQLVQSSEVPNSSWCELEGLKRSVRFLDEQHMHVSALITDRNRQVAKWVREELCPKGTRHFFDIWHIVKSVGKALDAASKER from the exons ATGCCGAACCAG GATTTAGGAGACATTGGCAGTGATGAGGCGGGAGAGATGACAGccatttctgctgctgcagcgcaAGTGGACACAGAGCAAGAGGCTTTCCCTCCACCGGGTCCTCAGTCATCTGCACTTCACTGTGGCTCACAGTGCAACCTCAGACCTTTTCATCGTTCATCAG CTGCTGGAGACATGTCATGGATCCCAGAGGAAGAAATGAGAAGTGACTCATCTGATGAGGAACTCTCAAATCCGCCTCTGCAGGACTCTCACCATGACCTCAa GGCTGCTGACAAGTTCATTGTGTGCAAAAGCCAGCTGATGTCTCTCTTTACCAACTGCCCAGCCTGTTGTGGGGAAACTCAAGGAAACATTGAGACTCAGGAGGGAACCttatgtaaaaataaagcaG GTCTGTGCCGCATGTGGGTATCAGCATTTCTGGCAGAACCAGCCCATGCTGCACCGAAATATACCAGCCTGCAACCTGTTACTGAGTGGAGCCATCCACTTTTCAGGTTGCATGGCTACCCAGACGATCAGGATGCTGAAGCTGTTCGGGCTTCAGAGCATCAGCACCAGCACCTTCTTTCGCCATCAACGCCTTTACACAGTCCCAAGATTGTGCAGGCGTGGCAGAATGAACAGGCAGGGATCATCAAAGACCTGAATGAGATGGGGGGTGGATTGATCCTGTCTGGTGACTGCAG GTCAGACTCCCCTGGCCATTGTGCCAAATATGGCACATACTCCTTGATTGAGGACAGAATCAACAAGGTGTTAGATCTTCAACTTGTCCAG AGCTCAGAGGTCCCAAATAGTAGCTGGTGTGAGCTAGAGGGTCTTAAGCGCAGCGTAAGGTTTCTTGATGAGCAACATATGCATGTGTCAGCCCTCATCACGGACAGAAATCGACAG GTTGCTAAGTGGGTGCGGGAGGAGCTGTGCCCAAAAGGAACCCGTCATTTCTTTGACATTTGGCATATTGTCAAAA GTGTAGGGAAAGCTTTGGATGCTGCTTCAAAGGAGAGATAG